A region of the Sodalis ligni genome:
TGCATGGTTTTGATGAACGCCTGACCACCGATATCTATCCGGCGGACTTCGGCTGGACGCCGGACTGGCGCAACCCCCAGCGGCGATTGGATTGGTATCATAACATGAGCTCGGTGCTGGATGCCGGAGAGTGCATCCGTACCAATCAGCTGGATTTTGATGACGAGGCGCTGTTTTTCGCCCGGCAAAAATTGTTCGATATCGCCCGCCAGGGTAATGAACAGCCGTTTCTGTTGGTGATGTCCCTGACCCATCCCCACGATCCCTTCGCCATACCGCGTCGTTACCTGGAGAGATACCGGGAACAGGACATCGATCTGCCGCGGGTATCGGCCGCGGATGTGGCGGACGATCCTCACTCCCGGCGGCTGCGCAGTATGTATCAGCTGACCGACGGCCTGTTGAGCCAACAGCAGATACGCCGGGCACGGCATGCCTATTATGGCGCGCTGGCCTATGTTGACGATCAGTTCGGCCAGATCAAAGAGACCCTGGCGGCTACCGGCCTGGCTGAGGACACCATCACCATCGTGCTCTCCGATCATGGAGAAATGCTGGGGGAGCGGGGCCTTTGGTACAAAATGAATTTTTATGAAGGCGCGGCGCGTGTTCCCCTTATCGTGCACGCTCCCGGCCGTTTTGCCCCTCGACATATTTCGCAGAACGTGTCGCTGGTGGATGTGCTGCCGACGTTGGTTGAGCTGGCGGCGGGCAGTGCGCCGACGCCGGAACAGAGCGCCGCTCCCCTGGACGGGCGCAGCCTGGTGCCCTATCTAACAGGAGAAACAGGCGGCGATGGCGGCGATAACGTCGCCTACGGCGAATATTTGGCGGAAGGCGCGCTGGCGCCGATTGTCATGATTCGCCGCGGACCGTGGAAATATATCGCCTCCCCCGGCGAACCGGCGCAGTTATTCGATATCAGCCGGGACCCGCTGGAGCTGCATAATCTGGCGGCGTCCCCCGAATACGGAAATGACATTGCCGGCTTTGAACGGGAGGCGGCGCTGCGCTGGAATCTGGACGCCCTTAACCGGCAGGTGCTGGCCAGCCAGCACAAGCGCTTATTTCTGAATGACGCCCTGGGGGAAGCGGCGGCATGGGATTACCAGCCGCGCCAGGACGCAGGCCAACGATACATCCGTAATAACCAGACCCTGGATGAGCAGGAGGCGCGGGCGCGCTATCCTCGCCCGTCCTCAACCCGCTCATGATGATTATAACGAGGTATAAAATGCGTGTGTTTTCTGCTGTATTTACTCTGGGGATGTCTCTGGCAGTCGGTCTGCCTATGGCCTATGCCGCCGACAATGCCGACTGCGGCGTAGTGAAGATGTCCGATCCGGGCTGGACCGATATCGGCGCCACCAATGGCGTGGCCGGCGTGCTGCTGGAGGGATTGGGCTATAAACAGCAGGTACAGAATCTCTCCGTGGCCCTGGCCTATCAAGGGCTTAAAACCGGTCAGCTGGATGTGTTTCTCGGTAACTGGATGCCGGCCCAGCAGCCGGTGATATCGAAATTCACCGGCGATGGCTCGGTGCAGGTGCTGGGGGCCAATCTCAACAGCGCCAAGTTCACCCTGGCGGTGCCGGACTACGTAGCCCGGGGCGGCGTGAAGGACTTTGCCGACCTGGCCGGATACGGCGATAAGTTCGATCGCAAAATCTATGGTATCGCCCCCGGCGCGCCGGCCAACCAGAATATCAAGACCATGCTGGATAAGCATGATTTTAACCTGACCGGCTGGACGCTGGTGGAATCCAGCGAAAGCGGCATGCTGGCGCAGGTGGATCGGGCGGTGGCGAAACAGCAGTGGATTGTGTTTCTCGGCTGGGAGCCCCATGCGATGAATACCCATCATAAGCTGGTCTATCTCAGCGGCGGGGATAAATACTTCGGCCCCAATTACGGCAGCGCCACGGTGAATACCGTGACCCGCAAAGACTATAGCGCGTTATGCCCTAACGCCGGCCGGCTGTTCAGCCAGCTGACGTTTACCGTGGATTTGGAAAATGTGCTCATCAAGCGCGCACTGGATGATAAACAAACCCCCCGCGATGCCGCGCGCGAGGAGCTGAAGCAGCATCCGGAGCTGTTGTCCCGCTGGCTGGACGGCGTCACCACCCTCCAGGGGCAGCCGGGCCTGGCGGCGGTACGGCAGTCGCTGGCGCTGTAGATCTTTTACATGAACCCCGACAGGGCTCGGTATAACATTGGTGTGTATCCCACCCTAGCCAAGCGCTTGATTATATCTGGCGCTTGGTATGTTTATTATTATATGATTCGATAGGATAAATTTTTTAACTTGAGGCGATCAAATTATATTATTGGACTTTAAAGCCAGACAGCGACAGTCCGACAAGATCAAAAATATGATTAATATTATTGCTTTTCAAAATTTTTTAAACAAAATGATCCCGCCATTTGAAACCGCCGCTGCGCTGGCCCAATCGGGGATTTATTCAGCCCGCCCGCGGCGGCTAAGCTAACTCACTCTTTTCCGGTAAACGCCGAATAGCGCCGCTGGGCTAGGATACCTGGCCGAAGCAGTCATGCCAGAACCGGTTGGAAATAAACAGAAATTATCCGTTATTTATCGAGCCGTTCATTAGTTTGAAAACCAAGCCAAAAAGACAGGAACATTCAATTCAAACATGACCATTTTCGTCAAACATAATTACCTTAGAGATATTATTCCCATTATTAAAAATTTAAATTTAGAAATAATTATATGCTCAAAATTTAAATCAATCATTTTTATGATAATTTAATATGGTGTAATAATTAAAATTTTCATCATTAAAAATTAATTTTAAGCTAAATTTTGCTTTATGATATAAGAAATTCCTAGTGTTTAAGGGCATAAGTGGATCATTTTAAAACAAATTAATATATTGAAAATATTACCTATTGATCAATTTTCGCTAACGCTATTAATTCAATGGTAGGATATTTTTTTGATAATGATAATTCACTGCATCAAAAGAATAACTTGTCTTATTAGCTCTGCTCCCACGATGGCTCCCCCTGATTTCTTTACTTGCCTTCTATATCTGAACAGGTATAATTTATGACTCATAAACGTAAAATCCTCTATTGGGAGAGCTCTTCGAAAAGAGATTTCAAAACCTTCCCGGTTTCCGTTCAAAAGGACATGGGCATCGGATTGTTTGTGGTGCAGTTGGGCCAAACTCCCGAGTCGGTAAGATCTTGGAAAGGGCTCGGTCCGGGAGTCTACGAGCTAGTAGGTGACCACCGAGGCGATACATTTCGGGCTGTTTACACATTACGGATCAAAGAGGCAATACATGTTTTGCACGCATTTCAAAAGAAATCAAAGTCCGGCATCGCCACGCCGCGGCCGGATGTGGAACTGATCGAAAAAAGGTTTAAGGCAGTACTCACTCGCTATGCGGAGGACAGGAGATAGTGATGACCAACAAAAGCCATGCTCAAGGTTCTGATAATGTATTGTTTGATCTTGGATTTGACGACGCGGAAGAACTATCGGCAAAAGCGGCGCTGGCGATTAAACTCAACGAATTAATCAAAAAGAGAGGCCTAAGTCAGGTGGAAGCTGCCGAAATAACCGGTATGACTCAGCCTAAGATATCTCAGGTTCGCCGTTATAAGCTGCAAAACATTTCTCTGGAAAGGCTCATGCAGGCTCTGGTGTCGTTTGACCAGCATGTGGAGATCAGCGTCCAGCCCGCGCGCCAGGCTTATGCCGCCGGTATTACGGTTGCGGCATGACGGAAACGGACCTTACGCATCGCATCTAACCGTGGTGTAGATATATCCATCTTGAAGGCTCGGATTGACGAATCAAGTGAATTTATTTATATCCTTTATCATCTTGCTGCCGCACAAACCCCCGGCGAAGTGACCGTGTTTAGAATGGTGAAACGACCGGTGGACTATCAGCAGCGATATCAGCCCGCACGCGGCGGGCTAAGCTAAGCTCACTCTTTTCCGGCAAATGCCGGGCAGCTATCGTTCGGCGACACCAGCCGATCGTGCCGGCGGCATAACCGCGAATCGCCGATGCTGGCGCCGAAGGCCGATCCCAGCATGGCGAGGCCGGGTATCAGCTGCTCGGTTCCGCCGCGATCCCGCAGGCAAAAGCGGCAGTGTTCACAGCGACGTTCGGCGGGGGTGTTCATCAGGAATTACCCAGTTGATTCCAGAAATCCGCGAAGACATGCACCGACAGGAAATAACCCAGCAGCACGTTGATTACCACGCCGACGGTAAACGCCCAGAACGGACGCAGTCCGGTGCTGGTCAGGCTGGCAAAGCGGGTGCTCAGGCCGATGCTCAGGAAGCAGAAAATAAACGCCCAGGTGCGCAGCGCGGTAATCGGCGCGATAAAGGCCGGGGTGACGGTGGTGCGGTATTCAGCCAGGGAGTAATGGCTGCTCAGCCAGGTGACGAACACCGAAGCCACGACGAACCCGATCACGAATTTCGGGAAGCGCCGCCAGATTTCCCCGGAACCGGCTCTGGCGCTGACGGTGCCATCTTCACCGCGCCACCAGGTGGTGGCCACGATGGCCAGGGCGAAGGCCCAGATGCCGATCCAGATATCCCGGCCGATAACCTTCATCAGGGTAAAAGCCTGCACGGCGGCATCGGGATTGCCGGCAATGGCGCCCCCAGAGTGGGCGGCAAAATCACTGTAGGTTTGCGCGGCGGCGATGCCGGCGGCATCGGCGAACTCCGAGGTGCCTATCCAGGCGCCGGCCACGCCGGTGGACAGTCCCAGCGCCCGGGAGATAAACGGCAGCGCCAGCAGCGATACGATGGCCCAGATGATCACCAGGAGATAGCGACGGAAGCCTGTTCCCGTTTGGCTCGCACGGCACCCGCCACGGCAATGGCCGCGGATACGCCGCACACCGCGCCGCCGACGCCCAGTACGGCGGCGAAGCGGTTTTCCAGACCGAGCAAGCGGCCGGTGATAAAAATGGCGAAAAAGGTCACCAGGGAGACAATGGCCGCCTGGCCTATGGCCACCGGTCCGGCCCATTGAATCAGCGTCAGCGGCAGCGTCGCCCCCAACAGCACGATACCGATTTTGATGTAATATTCCACCCGTAGACTGCGCGCCAGCCAGTCCGGAATTTGCCAGATATTGGATACCACCAGCCCTAATACCAGCGCCAGCAACGGCGGTTCGAGGTTATAACGAGACGCACTGGCCCAGGCGCCGAGCTGGAAAATAAAGACCGAAACAATAAACAGGACAGTGAAGCCGCCGAGGAATTTTCGGCTGTCATGTCCGATAATGGCGCTGCTGATGGTTAATAATACCGCCCATACCAGATAGAGGCCGCCTAATGCCGGCAAGCGGCGCAATAAATCGGCGCCGGCTTCACCCAGCGTGGTCCATTTGGTCGGCCCGGTGGCCAGCCATTTCAGGCTGCCGCCCTGGGAAAAAAGAATATACGCGGCGCTGATTAATATCAGCGCCAGGAAAATCGACCACCAATCCTCCTGCTGCCACCAGCGGGAAGAGGACCGCCCGTCAGGTGATTTTATTACCACGTCGCTGCTTTCACTTGTGCTCATGATTTTGCCTCTATTTTGCCTTGCCGAATGGAGAAAATATTTTTAACTTTTATGCTTTGAAGAGAAAATAGCGAAATTGATACCCCGAGG
Encoded here:
- the betC gene encoding choline-sulfatase; this translates as MLRKKPNIVILMADQLSAGALSAYGNTVSLTPHIDSLAREGVIFNSAYCNSPLCAPSRSSLMTGQFISHNGVYDNAAEFRAENPTFCHYLRREGYKTYLSGKMHFCGPDQLHGFDERLTTDIYPADFGWTPDWRNPQRRLDWYHNMSSVLDAGECIRTNQLDFDDEALFFARQKLFDIARQGNEQPFLLVMSLTHPHDPFAIPRRYLERYREQDIDLPRVSAADVADDPHSRRLRSMYQLTDGLLSQQQIRRARHAYYGALAYVDDQFGQIKETLAATGLAEDTITIVLSDHGEMLGERGLWYKMNFYEGAARVPLIVHAPGRFAPRHISQNVSLVDVLPTLVELAAGSAPTPEQSAAPLDGRSLVPYLTGETGGDGGDNVAYGEYLAEGALAPIVMIRRGPWKYIASPGEPAQLFDISRDPLELHNLAASPEYGNDIAGFEREAALRWNLDALNRQVLASQHKRLFLNDALGEAAAWDYQPRQDAGQRYIRNNQTLDEQEARARYPRPSSTRS
- the choX gene encoding choline ABC transporter substrate-binding protein, with product MRVFSAVFTLGMSLAVGLPMAYAADNADCGVVKMSDPGWTDIGATNGVAGVLLEGLGYKQQVQNLSVALAYQGLKTGQLDVFLGNWMPAQQPVISKFTGDGSVQVLGANLNSAKFTLAVPDYVARGGVKDFADLAGYGDKFDRKIYGIAPGAPANQNIKTMLDKHDFNLTGWTLVESSESGMLAQVDRAVAKQQWIVFLGWEPHAMNTHHKLVYLSGGDKYFGPNYGSATVNTVTRKDYSALCPNAGRLFSQLTFTVDLENVLIKRALDDKQTPRDAAREELKQHPELLSRWLDGVTTLQGQPGLAAVRQSLAL
- a CDS encoding type II toxin-antitoxin system RelE/ParE family toxin, whose amino-acid sequence is MTHKRKILYWESSSKRDFKTFPVSVQKDMGIGLFVVQLGQTPESVRSWKGLGPGVYELVGDHRGDTFRAVYTLRIKEAIHVLHAFQKKSKSGIATPRPDVELIEKRFKAVLTRYAEDRR
- a CDS encoding helix-turn-helix domain-containing protein, which encodes MTNKSHAQGSDNVLFDLGFDDAEELSAKAALAIKLNELIKKRGLSQVEAAEITGMTQPKISQVRRYKLQNISLERLMQALVSFDQHVEISVQPARQAYAAGITVAA
- a CDS encoding putative sulfate exporter family transporter — its product is MIIWAIVSLLALPFISRALGLSTGVAGAWIGTSEFADAAGIAAAQTYSDFAAHSGGAIAGNPDAAVQAFTLMKVIGRDIWIGIWAFALAIVATTWWRGEDGTVSARAGSGEIWRRFPKFVIGFVVASVFVTWLSSHYSLAEYRTTVTPAFIAPITALRTWAFIFCFLSIGLSTRFASLTSTGLRPFWAFTVGVVINVLLGYFLSVHVFADFWNQLGNS
- a CDS encoding putative sulfate exporter family transporter yields the protein MSTSESSDVVIKSPDGRSSSRWWQQEDWWSIFLALILISAAYILFSQGGSLKWLATGPTKWTTLGEAGADLLRRLPALGGLYLVWAVLLTISSAIIGHDSRKFLGGFTVLFIVSVFIFQLGAWASASRYNLEPPLLALVLGLVVSNIWQIPDWLARSLRVEYYIKIGIVLLGATLPLTLIQWAGPVAIGQAAIVSLVTFFAIFITGRLLGLENRFAAVLGVGGAVCGVSAAIAVAGAVRAKREQASVAISW